In the genome of Phragmites australis chromosome 9, lpPhrAust1.1, whole genome shotgun sequence, the window GGAAACCGGACCGATCAAAACAACATCAGAATTAACGGAAGGGCGAAACGGAACGAAGAGAGCGGCCAAACAGATCggcggccgggggggggggggggggactcacTTGGAGGCGCGGGTCGCCATCCGAGGACGCAGCAATGATATCGCCGTCGATCGCCGGAGGCGGGGGCTGACGTTAGGGTTCCGGCGAGGTGGGGTGGGGGAGGGGTCTGTGTGGATGGGTGCGGTGCAGAGTGGAGACCGAAGAGAGAAATTTACGAGGAAATAAATTTCGAAGTGGAGAAATGCGAAAAGGCACTTTGGATATTGGAATTTATAAACGCTCGGTGAGCTGTCAGAAGTGGGCCCTCTTCCAGCCTGGGCTTTCTGCGTTCTGATCGCACGTGGACTGTTTCAGGGTTTGCCCATGGGAGGCTGGACTGTGGGCCCTGGACCTCTCACGTGCGTGTCTGGTCAGTAAAATATAATCACACATGTCCTAATTGTAATTGTAATATTTTAAGTTGAAGCTAATCATAAGTTACGATTAAATATGATTACAGACGCATCTAATCCCTATGTTAATGTGACGTGCCGGGATACACAATTCATGGGCATATTGTTTTTCACCGCTACGCTCGTCTCACCTCATGTATGATCCATTGTTGATATTTTTCTCATCTGTCTCTTTCAACTTTTAGCTATACGAAAATCAGTAATGATAACAAAGGATATGTTTGACAGAGCTTCTTTAGCTCTAATAATTCTTGAAGTTAGAGCTGTACAGGGTCGCTCATACTTTGAagcttttttagaaaatttcaaGACTTCAACCATTCAAATCGCTTTTAAGTATTCAGATGAAGAAAATAAACACTTTGAGAAGTCGTGAATGCCAATTGAATAGtgattcttttaaaaaaaaattgcttctGCTCtagctttcttttcttcttttttttttggccctCGCctcatttcctttttcttaagATTGTTCAGTTCTTAAGGTAGAGTTGAAAAATCATGAGTACGAAGAGCCGTTTGGTAGGACTGCTAAAAATATGGCTAGATGGAAATAGTAACACAGTTTAGAACGCATTAATTTTACACGAAGCAAATCAATTTCTGTAGGTTTTAGGGAAATATCCCGTATTCCAAACCGGGACTAAATGTTGATATGTTCTTCGCGTGGTTTGACTCATTGTACTTCTAATACACCTTACAAATATCTAACAACATTTCCAGTAAATTTTTCACAGATGGTAAAGATTTAGTTCATAAATTATGCTATCTTTTAACATATTCATTATGAGGATTTGCATCTGACTACTAATGGATTCATATCACATCAATATCCTTTCTTCTAAGCAGACAGAGACAGGTGCCTAAGATGCTGGCCATTTCCACCAGTATGCTCCGTTCGAACCTAAGAGACGGGATAGAGGATTGAGTTCGAATTCAACCATAGGAAAATCAAACCGAAGCTAAAGATACCTTTAACTGGAccaaaatttttgttttcatctaagcgatttttttttttaaaaaagaaaaggtgtgGAGAGAATATATCCAGTGAAAAGGCACTTTAGGTCTAATTGTCACTTCTGGCTTAGATGCCAAGCTACCTTGAAAAAttccagaaaagaaaaaaagagactCTAATTGTACCTTGTAATTTATCCAGTGTATATATAAGCCTTCAAGTTCAGTTCATTTTATATCAAGATAGTGAAAATGACATAATGAAAAATCAAATGGAAAATGAAAAGAGTAAAAAAGACAAATGCCATTATtaacaacatttatttttttgcCAACAAATCGTCAGTTTGAATTTAACTGGAGCTACAACACTCCATGGAATAAATAATGAATTTTATAGAATCTTTCATGTTGATTTAGAGCCCAAACCAAAAGCAGACTGCAGTATTGCACACCTAGGAACCTGTTCGTGAGCTTATCGCACTTGATATGTTGCCTTTGTATTTCACACTGTAGCCTTTTATTTCACACTGTAGTACGagcaaatatatatacatacagcTGTTCTGTCAACAATACAGACAAAAACCATTTCAAAACACACATTTACATACTTTTTATACCCAAGGACAACACAACCCAAACCCGGCCACTCCAGTTGCCTTCAGCTAGCAACCTTTCAGTTCAGCAATCATGCGTATATACTGTTCCGCATTTACAAGACATACATAAGTAACACATACAACATGCAGCAATTTATTTTGGAATACACGCATAATCATCACCGATAAACGGTCTCATTTTTGTGGCGAATCTACAATACCCATGTCGCAAACTATCATCACTGATGCAGGGAGAAGGCTTGCTCTGCTTGCTCTGGTTCACTGGTCGCTGGTGATCCCAGCCTCGGAGAAGGCAGCGCCAAGTTTCGGCAGAAGCTTGGCAAGCATTATCTTGAAACCGGTTGAACAGTTCTTGCTGCCGTCCTCTGATATGTATGCGTTGTCACGCGCATGTCCGACGAGATCGCCACCAAGATAAGCGTCGCAAGCATCCAGAATGCGTGGGGCACGGCAAGTGAAGTGCTCCTTGACGAACTTCTCAAAATGCTGAATTCAGACAAAGAAACAGATCCATCAAGACATATCTTACTTCTAACATTGAGTGATGCAGCTGAACTCAGGTAAATCAGTATAGATTTACGCCACACACTGTACTAATAGCATTTTTACTTTCTCAGCAGCATACTTTACTTCTCTAGTTAAATAAAACCTCTCAATTCAGTTGAAGCATATAAACTGTTTCAAAATAGATGCATACAAACTAAGAAGTTCTCAGAAATCAGTCCATACAAAAATTTAGCTGATGACGTACCTTTGGTGGCTTATGCAAAACATACATCATGGACTTGCATGACAGCAAGAAAGCATTCTCATTGTATGTGATGGAGTTCTTCTCTCCATCCGCCTTTCCCACAAATTTGTCATAGCCCGCCTCATTGAAATAAGGTTTTTCATTGAGAACAAGGGCCTGAAGGGATAACAACAGTTGAAGAACAGTCGAGTTTTCTGGATTCCACACTTCATTACCAGTTCCTGTCCATGTCTTGAGAAGGCTGAGACATACTTTTCCCGACTCATACAAATTTGGGTTCAGGCGGAGGCCACCAGAGTGATAGTAAACAGACTGAAAAATAAATTTACAGTATTCTTTACTGTTTGAAAAAATAAACTGGAAGATTTATGAAAGAATAATAGAGACTAGAATGGAAGAACTTACAGGTGGTTCATGAGGATAATCAGGAGGAAAGAAAatatcaaagaaaaaaagattgtCATGATAAGGTGTTCCGGCTGCCCCAACAATGCAAGCCCTCAGAAGATCCATCCTTTCCTCATAAACTCTTACATGAATACCATCTGCATAGTTGAAACAAAGCATACATATAGTTGTCATATTAGAAAATATACCCCATAAGTTTTTGAGAAACATACACTTGCTACTACATCTAATAATCagaataaattcctaaaaaataaTCAGAATAAATTATTGTTTTACTACATCTAATAAGCAGAATAAATGATCACTTAGTACCAGGCGGCAAATATTTTTTTGGCCACCAAGGGCAAGAACCCCTACAAAGAATGCTTGTCCTACCCAACATCATTATGTGTTCCATTGTTCATGTAGCAGTTTAACAGCTTGCTTTACGCTGAACATGCAAAGGCCCATACACACGTGATAAGGTACACCTAACTGATTTCAGTACTCTCCTTCAATGCATATGAACAAGTGTAACCGCTTGAGATGGAATAATTGCATTCTATGCTATCATGTGGAGCGTGAAGCATTTTGACTTCCACCTAGCCTTCAATATCAATGCATGTATGTAAGCACGTAACGTTGTGGTCTATATCCATTATCAATAGTTTTGATTGTCTCTATAAAAGGCTGAGCTAAATAAACAGCTACTGAAGTTTCAGATTTAACAACAGGAAGCAGTTACGGAAAGTGTTCTGATTGAATCAACTACAAAACAACAGAAAAGCACACCTGGTAAATCATTTTGCAGGATTGTCCATTCTTGTTGGACCTTCTTCACCCAAACTCTTGTAACCTAACAGAATAGAAATAACCATCATTACACAGAATTCTGTATACACACCAATAGCTGTCGcttgaaaagaaataaaaaggtaGTGATAGCTTCAGAAGCTAAAGCATTACATTTTCGTGGTCATTTTCCTTCACAAAGTGATGATCGGAACAGTCAGTCACTACATCGAATCTTTTTGGAATGCCATCTTCTGAAGATAGATTTGGCTTCTCAATCTGTGCCACCAACTCCACTATCTGTTCGGCTTCTGAAAATTCTTCTGCAGATGGCTGCAGTTCTGCCACATTTACAATTTGATATCGAGGATCTACCATAACCTGAAAGAACAACTTCACCTTAGAATTCTGAAAAATTAACTTGGGTTATTTAGCAACAAATGGAACTTACTGAGCTTGAAGATGGAGAACCATGAGTACCAAACAAACTAGCAGCCACATTTGTCAGAAAATCAAAAGCTGTCGTGGGAAAGAGGAAAGCAGTGGCTTTGCACAAGGATCCGGTGCAGTCTTCAGTATACTCCTCCTGAGCATTCTGAATAAAACAAATGTTCATTCATCACTTGGTACATATTAAAAAGGTGAATATGATAATCAGTACACATGGAGGGTATAAAGGGAACTGACGTTTGTATTCCCATGGTGCATTTCCTCCTGTTCAGCCACATCTACTGTTGTATGTTCCTCATTCGTCAATTCTAGTGAACTATCCAAAAGCCTATCTAATCCAATTATTTCAAAATGTTGCACCTGACATTGGACAAGAGAATGATATGTTACCAATAGTTTGTCCATACCGATACTCtcagaagtaaaaaaaaaaaaaaagattcgaAAATAGAATTGATTAGATTAAGAAAGAAGTGCAGCATGAGAAGGTAAGACTAACCAAACATGACCACCACTTACAAAGTTAGTTTCACAGATATTTTTAAGCTAGTTGTAGGGTTACACATAAGCTTACCTTGGATACCACACCACTAGCCCATTGGACTTCAATTTCATCATCCTTGTACCCAAGAACATTTCCAATGCATGATAAGAAGCCAGAAGCGGTAACCAATGATTCCCTGCTTGCTATTGACCCTTTTGTGAGATCTGTTTCAGACATGCCTATGTTCACAGCTGACCTGATAACGACCTCACCAATGCAGAAGGAGAAATCAGGGTGCTCTACCAATTCATAAGCACTCACAGTTTCCACATTGGGGTCACTTCCATAACTAACAGTGTCACTACCTGCTGCAACAATCCATTTTACATTTACAGTTCGCTCGTGTGCATCCACATCTCTCACTATCCCAGCTCGCTGACACCTACCAGCATCCTCTACTGTCAGTTTCTCAAGGACAAATTGCCCTGGCCAAAATTCATGATCACCAAGGGTACTAACAGGAACCAATGTCTGGGGTTCTAGGCCAAGAGATATACTTCCATTTTGCCAGAGAACATCAACAGTGCTCTTTGTCTTTGCAACAACATATGTTTGAGAACATGATGAACCATAAGCCTGAAAACCCATGTGCATGCGAGAGTCGCACTTTTGGGCCTTACGAAGAACGCAATACTTGCTAGAATTCATCCATAGACATCCATCGTCATCAGCTCTAAGAGCACACCAATCACCCAATTGCCAATTAGCATAAGGGAAGCATGACAACAATGTGAGGTTCTTTGGGTCCTGAAAGTTTGGAGGACTTGATGATTGATCTCCCCAAACATTTGTCACAGAGGCGATCCAGTTCACATGCACCAGCCCAACATCTACATGAGACACAACACCTTCATCTCTACTGGGCCTCCATGATCCACACAGCCATGTTCCTGACTTGGAAACCGAGGGATGGATAATTCTCACACGTTGACCTGGATAGTAAAAATAAGGTGCATCTTCAAAAAGGATAGGAGGAATGGGCTTCAGTACCTCAGAATCCTTTAACAGCATCTCACACTTCGCTCCATCACTGAATACAACACTAACCAAGTCAAATGCTCTGATCACTCGTCCAATCCATGGTCCCATAACCACACAGTCACCGGAAACAAAGGATCTCACTCTTGAAAGCTTCTTGCTGTTTACATCTTTAATTATGTCACCAGAGCTTGTCTCCAAGTCAACAAACATTGCAACACCAACAACACGTCCCAGTTGACTTGAGGGATCAGAAACAGGGCAGACTATGTCCCCATGCAGAAACCCTCTTTCAAAAGTCAGGAAATCATCAATCTTGCCAATGCTCTCGTCCAGGCTTGACAAGATGTTCTGGGCATGGTCACTGTATGTAAATTCACATTCTTCTTGGTCCTCGCTGTCACTGGTCCCACTGTATGACTCACAATCCGAGTCAATTGCAAACAAATCCATGATTCCAAGCCCTGCAACATCACGTCTAGATAATGTGATAAAGAACAAGCAACAATAAGCAAGTTGATGTTTGGAATTTTAAAATACAAAGGCAGCTGGACAAGTATAATTGCAGAAAATAAAGGCAAAACAGGAGGATTAGATACCACAATGAGTGAAAAACAATTTGAAAGAGACTTTTTACGGTGCTTGCAAGGTATTGGGAGGTACCGACACCTAAAGAATACCAACCCTTAATTAACGTAAGGGCAACctaggtctttttttttttttaaaaaagacagGATAAATATTAACTGTTTCAAATTGTCAAAACCCTTGGTGTGTCGATAATTGCTCTCTTTATTCTGTAGTTCTGCTATTGGTCATTGGCTTTATTTTCGCTCAATATCATGGTGTGCCGATAATCGCTCTCTTTATTCTGTAGTTCTGCTATTGGTTATTGGCTTTATTGTCTATATGCTTAATTCTTTGTTGTTTCCCTTCAATTCTGCTATGGCAACCATGATTATATCAACCACATGAGGAACGGCAGAAAAACCTTGTGGCCACATTTCCATTATGGCCTTGCAAATTACTCAATAACTATGTAATACGCTAATCTATTCACTACAATTCGTCCTCATCtttttttaaatttgacattGACAACTATGATTGAATTAACCACGTGAGCATTGGATAAGCATTTCTCTCTAGCCttctatttcaaattttaagtTGTTACCTGTCACATGACTTAAGTACCTTTAATTATGGATCAATGGACTACAACTAATGAATGATCATCATAGCTCTAATGCACCGTAAAACTCTCATTGAAAGAAATTGACATATTACCTTCCAGAGTACTTGTCGATATTCAGTCTTTCACTGAAAACACAACCACAGGAAAGAGTGATATTTTGGTAGAACTTATGTGCATACAGCCAGCACACTTGAGTGTTAATGCCAAAGGAGAATTACCCTGATATAGCTGCTAATACTCACTGCCGAAGGAGAATTACCCAAAATAGTAAATAAGAAACAGTAGTACTTAATGCCAAAGGAGATTTGCCCAGACCTTAATCTGAAGCTAAAGCTAGTGCCAAAGGAGATTTTCCCACAAAGAAATCTGAAACTAAAGCTAGAGCTAGTGCCAAAGGAGATTTGCCCAGAGAGAGATCTGAAGTAAAAGCTAATGCCAAAGGAGATTTGCCCAGAAGAACTATTGGTAGGTTATTGCCAAAGGAGATTTGCCCAGCAAATCAGCTGTGATGGAGGAAGATTGACCAGGAACGAAACCTTCTGAATCTTCCATCAAAGTAAATGAGAATCTCCTAAGAGAAGATTATTTGGAAGTCTTGTCACTGTAGATAGTTCATCCAACAAGGGAATATGCTCAGGATAGTAGGTCGACAAGATGATGTGCTCCGAACTATATTTGCCAAAGGAGATTTGCCCTAAAACAAGAATTTGCTTATGAAAGTTGGTAATTccaatagaggaaaaccaactaaTAGATGGGTATGCTTTGGATGATCAGAGGACATAAGTGGCCAGGAATAATCCAAAATTACTCATCAAGAAGCAACCAAGATAACAGTTTTTCATCAGAGAGGGCTTCACATATGCTGAGATCACAGAATAGAGTGGTCCTTTCAATCAAATTGCAAAGGTCAGCAGAACCTGCAACCATAGCAGGAAATGATTAGTTCAATTGTTCATCTTACTACAAAAACAACACTATTCAAGCAGATAATACGCTGATAAAGGAAGAtgaaaaatttctaaaacaatATGGTAGCTGATGTCCTTTACAATTGAAGTTCATTTTTAGGGAAATGGAAGGGAGTTTGTCGGGAATAGGCATGGTTAAAAGTTAAAACAGTTTCTTAATTAAATGCTATAGTTAAAAAACAGTGCAGATCAGAATCAgctatctttttttctcataaTATACAAAATTCGAATAAAATGCTTTTCTAAGTTTCATCACATCACATCACCAGTCTTAGTGATTGAGGAAAATCTTATTCAGTTGCAAGAAACTGATAACTAATGATAACAAAAAATGCTAAATAAGTTCTTTTtaagggaaaagaagagataaaaaataaagcaCAGTAAAAAATGCAACGACTAGACCTAAAATAATAACCATTTTACAgcttatgagaaaaataaaacctATAAACATAATAAACAAGACTGAACAATTGCttgaaatgattttttttccaccTTTTTATTCCAGCTTGTGTGACTTCCCATTTTCTTTTCAAGAATGACAGccaccatttttttctttttcaacgAAAACAAAACAACTAGCAAATTCGCAATACAGCATAGCAGATGGTGCAGATCCATGATACAAAAGAGAGTAAGCAGCCCAGATATAGATCACACATAATAATTCCACGCGACGTTATTCGACTACCTAACAGTCAAGGTATCAGAAGTCAATGCTGCTAAATCATCAGCACTATCTATACTTTGTAAGAAAGCACCAAAATGACTGTAGTCCTAGACACCTTAAAAAATCAGTAAGCCAGTTTAACCTGACACAGAAGTTATTGagataaaaaggaaaacaaCGATTAAATTAAACGCCATGTAAGGAAATACAATACAGAAAGATTGTTACTCAAAATGCCAGAAGAAATAGTAAGATTAGAGCTTCGATTGCTATGAACACACATAAACATAAGCATGTAAAATGTCCTTTCTCCAATAGATGTCGAGTACAAAAATAGCATGCCCTTTTTagacaaaacaaaattaaaatgccTAATTGCCAAACTCAAATCAAAACTGGCACAAAGAAACATCTGAAGTCCATGCTTTAATATAACAAAAGTCAATTTGTGTAGTTGGCTCGGAAGATTGGATCCTTCCTAGGAAAAAAATTGATGACAACTACAAATCGCATGGACGTCTGCATCGTAATCACTCATAAACAGCTAAATGACAACCCATCAAATGAGCAAGCCTGACAAACAAATCAAATACAGCCAATTATCATTCCTTGCTAGTTACAtcctcaaaacaaaacaaaaaggagCCAAACTAAATATTAGTACCCTGCACCATTATCAAATATGGCAAAATTGTCCAATCCCTCAACTCCAAAGTCAACAAAGAATTCAGAAAGTTTCGTTTTCCATGAACTACAAAGAGCAAACGACATAACACCTGGAGACATGACAGAACTACTTAGAGAAAAAAATCGACATAGCACAAAGAATTAGCCATTGAGCTGCCGTCGCAGGTTCTTAGAAACGAACAAATGGCTGCGGCGGCTGGTGGTCGCCCGAGCAAGAGCGTGGGAGGCGCAGTGGCTGGCGGCGGCACGAAGGGCAGGAGCGTGGGAGGcccagggcggcggcggcacgaaGGGCAGGGTGGCGACGCCATTAACAGAATGCGAAAGGAACCAAATTTGAGGCTGGCTAAAATGGGCATCCATACCTCTGACAATTCGAACCCGCCGCCATGCTTGCTCCGATGATCCCAAGAACCCAAACCCGATCACCGAAGATCAGGAAGCTGCCCTCCTCTCCCCCCACGCCTCAATCCATCCCCGAACCCTTCGATCATGGCCAGCCAGTCCTGAATACGAACTGCTCCAAATCCTCCAAGCGAGAAAGAAGGAAGCAGCAACCAAGACGCACACCACCAACTCCACCACCAAGTCGCACCAAATCACAGCCCGGATCAGTGGAACTGGGAGCCCGCGGGCGCCCTGATATTTCAGGTGGTAGTGAGAACGCAGGGAGAGAGGGCACAGACAGAGCCTGGAGACAGGAAGAGAGCTTCTTGGCTCTTGGCTCTTGCTGACTGCTCGGCGGCTGCTCGATTGGTCGTGGTGCCGGTGCCGGTAATTTCTACGGTGCGCAAAGGCCTCGCCTTTCCGGTGCTGCGCCCAATTCTTTTGGTTTCTTTAATTGGTGGCGCGCCTAATTGCGCTGCGCTAATGGGATTCCGTTCTGCCACTTTACGATCTCgcctttttcttcatttttttttctctgagtGCTGTGCTGCGAACTGGAGCTTTGGTTGGGCTCTGGAATTTTCTTTCCACGCCGTCCCCTCGCGTGAAATGATGCGTACCAAACAGTGGCGGTAATCAGCCAGTAACTTGGCCGGTTAATGGAGCAGAAGGGAAGCGATTGCCGATTGTGTTCTTCTTCCCCGTGCCTTGTCAAATCGGTTTTTTCTTGTGGCGGCACGATCGCCCCGGAATTCACACTAGTTGCTGGTAAAAGATTTCCTCTTTGATCTCTTTATCCAACACGGACTTCTTGCTCGATTCTTGGTTCCGCGTCTCAATATACTGTGGTAATAGTCGATAAACTCTTTAAAAATCAAGGTCGGTATGGGAATAATTGATTCTACGTATGTTTCATATAAAAGTTAAATATTAGCCATCTAAGATGTAGAAGACAAATAATTAGAggttgaatatatttttagaatatataaaaaataaatattagatatctaGATATAAAAGATAATTAATgtaagattaaatatatttttagaatggaGAATGTTTACATGATAATTATTTAATAAGTCAGGTGGATAGTGGAGATCGTTTGATTCTATCATAACtcgtatattttataaaaatatgtatatatatatatatatatatgtatagcaTTTTATTTTACGCATTTAGTCTAAATCAAGCTTTAAACTGGTACAACTCACGgtaacaaaataaaattattctTTTTATGGTAACTCTGGACCTGGACACGGGAAATCTTTTTTGTCACTGCAGAGATTGAATGTTTTCTATGAAATTCTTGCGCTCTGAATGGAACCTTATTTGGAGGCTCGACGGGTAGTAACGAAAATATAAAAGTAGTCAACctaaaaatagtaaaaatataacTCTTATTTGGAGGTGATATACTCATATTCCCAAGCCCACATGTAAAGCACCATGCACTTTCCTACCAAGAAAGTACACCAATCCTTTAGGTAATGTTTGGTTCATGCGATGTTACGAGATGTAACAGATCTATTCTGTTTTTTACGGTTTGAATGGAGAGCAATATGATAATATGGttagaaattaaaaaatattctttAAATATTCTGAATAAAGCCGATCCTAAAAAACGTTCGGACGCAGCCATACTACTCGAAACGTGACACTGATAATGGGTTCGAGATTTTAAAATGAGCTTATTCTATCTCACCTACCAAACAAGTATCTAAATCATAATATCCTTAATTACATGGATGACATTATCCCATACCACCTCCCTCTCTAACCAAATACTACTTTAAAGGATTCTGAAATCACCGTTGCACACACGCTGGAAGTGCAGCGGCACAACAACACAAGCCTCTCTTGTGAACTCAGATCCTCTGTATTAAAGGAGCTAATGCAGATGATGAACAATCCTCTGCATTAGCTCGGATCTGAGATGTCCATTTCGCGATAGACAGGGCTAGATCGGTCACTACAGTAGTGCACAGTGCATAGATACAATCCTAAATTGGATGTACAGTAAACTAGAGACATGTGATTAATATAGGGAACTGTAGCATCAGGCTCATTTCACTGTGCAAATAATGATCCTATGTATTGATCCACCACTAGTACCGAGGATCCGAGCCCCTCTCTTTTTGTTTGGTGACATCCTTTATTTCTGGCCACTGCAAGTGTGTCAAATATTAGTTGGGTTTTCAGGTCTcaaacagataaaaaaaaagggtCCACCAAATGACTGTCATTTGTGCTGGAATTAGCATCGATTAAGTGGTGATTTTGATTGTGGCCAGGAACTGCAAGCCTCCTTTTTGAACGTCAAATTGTGAAAATGTGATTGCATGGGTTGCTCAACTTTCTTGTATGCACACTATATACTCACGCAAATATGTCACTGTATATTTCGCGATGCATAATTTCTCATTTTACTCTTACCAACAATGCCCTAGCCTCTTACCAACGATGTGCTCACCTCCTAGATAGAAAAACAGGACAAATTATTTGACATCATCGACCGAGGCCATCTTTCCATGGAGCACGCATTATCTATGCCGTCAACCTAACTACCTACCTAAAATTATTCTTAGCAAACATGCCAAGAACAAACAGCGCGCAATTAGGTTTCTTTTCAAGTTAGTTTAATTTTTCAGCTGCGTCGTCACTGCTCCACTAGCGCAGTGGTGGGTGGGGAAGAAGGTGGTAGTTTAATTAGTGCCCCATTTGGCAGATATGAAATGCATATTTTCCTTGCATCACGAGCATGGCACCCAACTACGTGGCACCAGAAATAATGAAGCAATGAACTACATGCACTGAGCTATTGACACATCATCAGCTCCGAGTTTGTGTCGTGTTGGTTGCGTTGTTTTAGCAGATGTTTCAGCATTAGCTGGTGAAAGGTCTTAGCGGAACGATTGGATCAGCTCTCTTGTAGGTgaaatgaatatatatatatatatatatatatatatatatatatatataggaaaactagtatgtactcctgggtgtatgtactcccacctctcatataccacttttacacgtgtgttatacttctttatcactttaaatatacttcattagtaattataagatactacaatacaaatcccacgaaaatttttatgaaattccatgatttttatcataatttgcgtatatacttcttttatgtataaaaaagagtatatagcaaaaatgaaaggctaacattgaattttttttcatacaactcatattagagtatcttagaattagtattagagtatactaaaaatgataaaagagtataaagtgtttgtttaggtggtatattgcatgtgggagtacatactcctaggagtatagaatatgtgtcctatatatatatatatatatatgtacgtttttttataaataaagttttattaattctTATGTTTCATCATGCGATATGACTGCATAATAATCTACTTCCAATCACTGCATAACTAGCATACACGTAGCCTATAAAATAAAAGGGAAACAAAAAGAGACTAACCATCAAGAACAATGAAAAGATAAATAGCAGGAGCAGGCTGGCTAAGTAGACAGATACACGATccgattgaaggtgatatgtcTCAAAGGTAattatagagatgattgtatcacatgtgtatatttatgtatttttgaataatgtgttattttaAGAATGATTGTTAATTATATTGTTtagtaagtatgtgacttgttcgtgaattttttttatatcatgatgcTATTCTAATTTGATCACTGATTACATATTATT includes:
- the LOC133929391 gene encoding probable ubiquitin-conjugating enzyme E2 24, whose protein sequence is MDLFAIDSDCESYSGTSDSEDQEECEFTYSDHAQNILSSLDESIGKIDDFLTFERGFLHGDIVCPVSDPSSQLGRVVGVAMFVDLETSSGDIIKDVNSKKLSRVRSFVSGDCVVMGPWIGRVIRAFDLVSVVFSDGAKCEMLLKDSEVLKPIPPILFEDAPYFYYPGQRVRIIHPSVSKSGTWLCGSWRPSRDEGVVSHVDVGLVHVNWIASVTNVWGDQSSSPPNFQDPKNLTLLSCFPYANWQLGDWCALRADDDGCLWMNSSKYCVLRKAQKCDSRMHMGFQAYGSSCSQTYVVAKTKSTVDVLWQNGSISLGLEPQTLVPVSTLGDHEFWPGQFVLEKLTVEDAGRCQRAGIVRDVDAHERTVNVKWIVAAGSDTVSYGSDPNVETVSAYELVEHPDFSFCIGEVVIRSAVNIGMSETDLTKGSIASRESLVTASGFLSCIGNVLGYKDDEIEVQWASGVVSKVQHFEIIGLDRLLDSSLELTNEEHTTVDVAEQEEMHHGNTNNAQEEYTEDCTGSLCKATAFLFPTTAFDFLTNVAASLFGTHGSPSSSSVMVDPRYQIVNVAELQPSAEEFSEAEQIVELVAQIEKPNLSSEDGIPKRFDVVTDCSDHHFVKENDHENVTRVWVKKVQQEWTILQNDLPDGIHVRVYEERMDLLRACIVGAAGTPYHDNLFFFDIFFPPDYPHEPPSVYYHSGGLRLNPNLYESGKVCLSLLKTWTGTGNEVWNPENSTVLQLLLSLQALVLNEKPYFNEAGYDKFVGKADGEKNSITYNENAFLLSCKSMMYVLHKPPKHFEKFVKEHFTCRAPRILDACDAYLGGDLVGHARDNAYISEDGSKNCSTGFKIMLAKLLPKLGAAFSEAGITSDQ